A portion of the Gammaproteobacteria bacterium genome contains these proteins:
- a CDS encoding polysaccharide biosynthesis/export family protein codes for MIMLNDQAHASPRGLFGVCRGYVILLMIIGSGAVFAQDKGMPELDYMIGPDDVLDISVWKEETLQRKVVVRPDGKISFPLIGEIRAASHSAEEIQNEIAQRLKKYIPDPVVTVVIDKVSAYKIYVIGEVKNSGQYQVGHYLDVVQALALAGGLTPYAAENKIKILRRENNLVTVIPFEYAKVEAGIELKQNIILKRGDVVIVP; via the coding sequence ATGATTATGCTCAATGATCAGGCACACGCTTCACCGCGGGGGTTGTTCGGCGTTTGCCGCGGCTACGTGATCCTCCTCATGATCATCGGTTCCGGCGCAGTATTTGCCCAGGACAAGGGCATGCCAGAACTGGATTATATGATCGGCCCTGATGATGTGCTGGACATCAGTGTCTGGAAGGAAGAGACGCTTCAGCGCAAGGTAGTGGTGAGGCCGGACGGCAAAATATCGTTCCCATTGATCGGTGAGATTCGGGCAGCATCGCATTCGGCTGAGGAGATTCAGAATGAGATCGCACAAAGATTGAAGAAATATATCCCGGATCCTGTTGTTACCGTGGTGATCGATAAGGTTTCCGCCTACAAGATCTACGTGATCGGGGAGGTGAAGAATTCCGGCCAGTACCAGGTGGGCCATTACCTCGATGTCGTTCAGGCGCTGGCCCTGGCGGGAGGACTTACGCCGTATGCCGCAGAAAACAAGATAAAGATCCTGCGGCGGGAGAATAATTTGGTAACGGTTATCCCGTTCGAATACGCGAAAGTCGAGGCGGGAATCGAACTCAAGCAGAACATCATACTGAAGCGCGGCGACGTCGTGATCGTGCCTTGA
- a CDS encoding undecaprenyl-phosphate glucose phosphotransferase, which produces MFPVLKKASEGNVRSFRGVIRSHHYDISTLLRFIDAVLVGATLWAMIWLSGEIGDYRYTLIAILSMGLFFVIGQFMDIYRVRRGASLFHEMLQLCLVWMGVLLVLLLVGYATKSSEAYSRRVILSWIILAPIVLIAWRSFIHYALGVLRRNGFNTCKVAIVGARDLGAEFARTVLDSKWMGLMPVGFYDDRKPAGSRPLVTEPIKVIGNLETLVKHAREGKIDAIYITLPMRAEERIKKLLDQLSDTTVSVHLVPDFFVYNLMNAGVSNIGQFPIVSIHDTPFNGVDGWIKRLEDIVLTSLILLVISAPMLLIALGVKLSSPGPALYKQNRYGLRGNKIEVWKFRTMTVCENEGEVRQAQVSDARVTAFGAFLRRTSLDELPQFINVLQGSMSIVGPRPHAVVHNEEYRKLINGYMLRHKVKPGITGLAQVNGWRGETDTLDKMQKRIEYDLDYIKNWSLLLDLKIIFLTLFKGFSGKNVY; this is translated from the coding sequence ATGTTTCCTGTGTTGAAAAAGGCATCGGAAGGAAACGTCCGATCCTTCAGGGGGGTGATCCGCAGTCATCATTACGATATCTCCACCCTTTTGCGCTTCATCGACGCCGTATTGGTCGGCGCGACACTGTGGGCGATGATCTGGTTATCTGGCGAGATCGGAGACTACCGTTACACTCTTATTGCCATCCTCTCGATGGGTCTGTTCTTTGTCATCGGCCAATTCATGGACATCTATCGCGTCCGACGCGGTGCATCGCTGTTCCATGAGATGCTGCAGCTCTGCCTGGTGTGGATGGGTGTGTTGCTGGTCCTTCTGCTTGTCGGGTACGCCACAAAAAGTTCGGAAGCATATTCGCGGCGAGTAATTCTATCCTGGATCATCTTGGCCCCGATTGTACTCATCGCCTGGCGAAGCTTTATACATTATGCCTTGGGAGTATTGCGTAGGAACGGTTTTAACACCTGCAAGGTCGCCATTGTTGGCGCGCGTGATCTTGGCGCGGAATTCGCCAGGACGGTGCTTGATTCTAAATGGATGGGGCTAATGCCGGTCGGGTTTTATGATGACAGAAAACCGGCGGGTAGCCGGCCACTCGTTACAGAGCCGATCAAGGTGATCGGGAATCTCGAGACATTGGTCAAGCACGCCCGCGAGGGGAAGATAGACGCTATTTATATCACCTTGCCCATGCGGGCGGAGGAACGGATTAAAAAGCTGCTAGATCAGCTCTCGGACACGACGGTTTCAGTGCATCTTGTGCCTGATTTTTTTGTCTACAACCTGATGAATGCCGGAGTGAGCAACATTGGACAATTCCCCATCGTCAGCATTCACGATACGCCTTTCAACGGTGTGGATGGTTGGATCAAGCGTCTGGAAGACATCGTGTTGACGAGTCTGATCCTGCTGGTGATCAGTGCCCCCATGCTGCTCATTGCCCTGGGCGTCAAGCTGTCGTCGCCCGGTCCGGCGCTCTACAAGCAGAATCGATACGGCCTGCGCGGCAACAAGATCGAGGTGTGGAAATTTCGCACCATGACAGTCTGTGAAAATGAAGGCGAAGTCAGGCAGGCTCAGGTGTCCGACGCGCGTGTCACCGCATTCGGCGCTTTTCTCCGCCGCACCTCGCTTGACGAGCTGCCGCAGTTCATCAATGTACTCCAAGGCAGCATGTCCATCGTCGGGCCGCGTCCCCATGCGGTGGTTCATAACGAGGAATATCGCAAGCTGATCAACGGATATATGCTGCGACACAAGGTGAAACCTGGTATCACCGGGCTGGCCCAGGTCAATGGCTGGCGGGGCGAGACGGATACCTTGGATAAAATGCAAAAGCGTATCGAATATGATTTGGACTATATCAAGAACTGGTCCTTGTTATTGGATCTGAAGATCATATTCTTGACGCTGTTCAAAGGCTTTTCGGGGAAGAATGTCTATTGA
- a CDS encoding UDP-glucose/GDP-mannose dehydrogenase family protein → MKITIFGSGYVGLVTGACLAEVGNEVLCVDIDHDKIARLKQGQIPIFEPGLEDLVVHNLKSGRIKFTTDVAEGVAHGLFQFIAVGTPPGEDGSADLQYVLEVARSIGRHISDYRIIVNKSTVPVGTADKVKNAVQQELTVRGTAVEFDVVSNPEFLKEGAAIDDFMRPDRIIIGTDNPRTTELLRALYAPFNRNHERIIRMDIRSAELTKYAANAMLATKISFMNELSNMAERLGADIEQVRIGIGSDPRIGYHFIYPGVGYGGSCFPKDVKALEHIAQQIGYTAELLHAVESVNNRQKQTLFHKIDRHFKGKLDGKVFAVWGLAFKPNTDDMREAPSRVLLEALWNAGARVRAYDPEAMQETRRIYGDDARLVLCESPDDALIGADALAIVTEWNAFRSPDFNRMKDALKSPVIFDGRNLYNPDIVEKAGLIYYSIGRGKQP, encoded by the coding sequence ATGAAAATCACCATATTCGGTTCCGGTTACGTCGGCCTGGTTACCGGCGCCTGTCTTGCCGAGGTCGGCAACGAGGTGCTGTGTGTCGACATCGACCATGACAAGATCGCCAGGCTCAAACAAGGACAGATCCCCATCTTCGAACCCGGGCTTGAGGACCTTGTCGTCCACAACCTGAAGTCTGGCCGGATCAAATTCACGACCGATGTCGCAGAAGGCGTCGCGCACGGCCTGTTCCAGTTCATCGCGGTCGGCACGCCTCCCGGCGAAGACGGTTCGGCGGACCTGCAGTACGTCCTCGAGGTCGCCCGCAGCATCGGGCGGCACATATCCGACTACCGGATCATCGTCAATAAATCCACGGTGCCGGTGGGCACCGCGGACAAGGTGAAAAACGCGGTACAGCAGGAATTGACTGTACGCGGAACCGCCGTCGAGTTCGACGTCGTTTCCAATCCCGAATTCCTCAAGGAAGGGGCCGCCATCGACGACTTTATGCGGCCAGACCGCATCATCATCGGCACCGACAATCCCCGCACCACCGAACTGCTCCGTGCGCTGTACGCCCCCTTCAACCGCAATCATGAGCGCATCATACGCATGGACATACGGTCAGCCGAGCTCACCAAGTATGCTGCCAATGCCATGCTCGCGACCAAGATCAGTTTCATGAACGAGCTTTCGAACATGGCGGAACGGCTGGGGGCGGACATCGAGCAGGTGCGCATCGGTATCGGCTCCGACCCGCGCATCGGTTACCACTTCATCTATCCCGGCGTCGGCTACGGCGGCTCCTGCTTTCCCAAGGACGTCAAGGCGCTGGAGCACATTGCCCAGCAGATCGGATATACGGCCGAACTGTTGCACGCGGTCGAATCCGTGAACAACCGCCAGAAACAGACACTGTTCCACAAGATCGACAGGCACTTCAAGGGAAAGCTGGACGGCAAGGTCTTCGCAGTGTGGGGCCTGGCGTTCAAACCGAATACCGACGACATGCGAGAGGCGCCGAGCCGCGTCCTGCTGGAGGCCCTGTGGAACGCCGGCGCCCGCGTGCGCGCCTATGATCCCGAGGCGATGCAGGAAACCCGGCGCATCTACGGCGACGACGCAAGGCTGGTCCTGTGCGAATCTCCGGACGACGCACTCATCGGCGCCGATGCCCTGGCGATCGTCACCGAATGGAATGCATTCCGCAGCCCCGATTTCAATCGCATGAAAGACGCCCTCAAGTCCCCAGTCATCTTCGACGGACGAAATCTCTATAATCCGGACATCGTTGAGAAGGCGGGGCTGATCTATTACTCAATCGGCCGAGGCAAACAACCGTAG
- the tviB gene encoding Vi polysaccharide biosynthesis UDP-N-acetylglucosamine C-6 dehydrogenase TviB: protein MLNLNDIRIGVIGLGYVGLPLAVALGGHFPTTGFDINRRRINELREGRDSTLEVPAAELAEVANLKFSDSTDDLAQCNFFIITVPTPIDAYKRPDLSPLISASSTVGNALKKGDIVVYESTVYPGCTEEICVPILEKNSGLVFNRDFFAGYSPERINPGDKRHRLATIAKVTSGSTPAAADLINAVYARIITAGTHKASSIRVAEAAKVIENTQRDVNIALINELALIFNRLGIDTIEVLEAAGTKWNFLPFRPGLVGGHCIGVDPYYLTHKAQEIGYHPEVILAGRRINDSMGAYVAERVLKLMTQRRIPVADSRILILGLAFKENCPDLRNTRVVDIAAELKGYHANVDVYDPWVNPEEAEHEYRIRPVAHPEPAVYDAVILAVAHDQFRDLGIEGVRRLCKPNAVLYDVKSLFPPDAVDGRL from the coding sequence ATGCTGAATCTCAACGACATCCGCATCGGCGTCATCGGTCTCGGCTATGTAGGCCTCCCGCTGGCCGTGGCCCTGGGCGGACATTTCCCGACCACAGGGTTCGACATCAACCGCCGCCGCATCAACGAACTCCGCGAAGGACGCGACAGCACGCTCGAGGTGCCGGCGGCGGAGCTTGCAGAAGTAGCGAATCTGAAATTCAGCGACAGCACGGATGATCTGGCTCAGTGCAATTTCTTCATCATAACGGTCCCGACTCCGATCGATGCCTACAAACGCCCGGACCTGAGCCCATTGATCTCGGCAAGCAGCACGGTCGGGAATGCGCTCAAGAAAGGGGACATAGTCGTATATGAATCCACCGTGTACCCCGGTTGCACCGAAGAGATCTGCGTACCCATCCTGGAAAAGAATTCCGGCCTGGTATTCAACCGTGACTTCTTCGCCGGCTACAGCCCTGAACGTATCAATCCGGGCGACAAGCGGCATCGGCTCGCCACCATAGCCAAGGTTACATCGGGCTCAACGCCCGCGGCTGCCGATCTGATAAACGCCGTATACGCGCGCATCATCACGGCCGGTACGCACAAGGCTAGCAGCATCCGCGTCGCGGAAGCCGCCAAGGTGATCGAAAACACGCAGCGGGACGTCAATATCGCCCTGATCAACGAGCTTGCACTGATCTTCAACCGGCTCGGCATCGACACCATCGAAGTCCTGGAGGCCGCCGGCACCAAGTGGAACTTTCTTCCCTTCCGCCCCGGCCTGGTCGGCGGCCACTGCATCGGCGTCGACCCCTACTACCTGACGCACAAGGCCCAGGAGATCGGCTACCATCCCGAAGTCATCCTCGCCGGCCGCCGGATCAATGACAGCATGGGCGCCTATGTTGCCGAGCGCGTACTGAAGCTGATGACCCAGCGCCGAATCCCGGTGGCCGACTCGCGCATATTGATTCTTGGGCTTGCTTTCAAGGAAAACTGCCCCGATCTGCGCAACACCCGCGTGGTGGACATCGCCGCCGAACTCAAGGGTTACCATGCCAACGTCGACGTCTATGACCCATGGGTCAACCCCGAAGAGGCGGAACATGAATACCGTATCCGCCCCGTCGCCCACCCGGAACCGGCAGTCTACGATGCCGTGATCCTGGCCGTTGCTCACGATCAGTTCCGCGACCTCGGCATCGAGGGCGTACGGCGGCTGTGCAAACCCAATGCGGTCCTTTACGATGTGAAGTCATTGTTTCCGCCGGACGCAGTGGATGGCAGGCTCTGA
- a CDS encoding NAD-dependent epimerase: protein MKVLITGTAGFIGSTLAHRLLERGDEVIGVDNLNDYYDVNLKQARLARLKHYDRFTDVRASLEDPEAMAHTFRTHEPQRVVNLAAQAGVRYSLVNPRAYIDSNLVGFTNILEGCRHHRVEHLVYASSSSVYGANTKMPFSVHDNVDHPVSLYAASKKANELMAHTYSHLFRIPTTGLRFFTVYGPWGRPDMALFLFTRNILAGKPIDVYNYGKCQRDFTYIDDIVEGVVRTLDKVPEANSGWSGKDPDPGTSLAPYRLYNIGNNNPVELMDFIETIERCLGRTAVKNLLPLQPGDVPATYADVDDLMRDVGFKPATPIGQGIERFIEWYREYYKS from the coding sequence ATGAAGGTACTCATCACCGGCACCGCCGGCTTCATCGGCTCCACCCTTGCCCACCGGCTCCTTGAGCGCGGCGACGAGGTCATTGGCGTCGACAACCTCAACGACTACTACGACGTGAATCTCAAGCAGGCGCGGCTGGCCCGCCTGAAACACTACGATCGATTCACCGACGTGCGCGCGAGCCTGGAAGACCCGGAAGCGATGGCACACACCTTCAGGACTCATGAACCTCAGCGCGTGGTCAACCTGGCCGCGCAGGCCGGTGTGCGCTATTCACTGGTGAATCCGCGCGCCTACATCGACAGCAATCTGGTCGGCTTCACGAACATCCTCGAGGGCTGTCGCCACCACCGCGTGGAGCATCTGGTGTACGCCTCCAGCAGCTCGGTGTACGGGGCGAACACCAAGATGCCGTTCTCGGTCCATGACAACGTGGACCATCCGGTCAGCCTCTATGCCGCCAGCAAGAAGGCGAACGAGCTGATGGCGCACACCTACAGCCATCTGTTCCGCATACCCACCACCGGGCTGCGCTTCTTCACCGTCTACGGCCCGTGGGGTCGGCCCGACATGGCGCTGTTCCTGTTTACCCGCAACATCCTCGCCGGCAAACCCATCGACGTGTACAACTACGGCAAATGCCAGCGCGACTTCACCTACATCGACGACATCGTCGAGGGCGTCGTCAGGACACTGGACAAAGTCCCCGAGGCCAATTCCGGCTGGAGCGGCAAAGATCCCGACCCGGGTACCAGTCTGGCCCCGTACCGGCTCTACAACATCGGCAACAACAATCCGGTCGAATTGATGGACTTCATCGAGACCATCGAACGCTGCCTGGGCCGCACGGCGGTGAAAAACCTGCTGCCGCTTCAGCCCGGGGATGTGCCGGCGACCTACGCCGACGTCGACGACCTGA